In Nitrospira sp., one genomic interval encodes:
- a CDS encoding NADH-quinone oxidoreductase subunit M — protein sequence MLEEFSFGFPILSYLIFLPLVGAAVLWLIEDEDLIKATALGISLLEMALAILVLLRFVPDSAAMQFAEHARWLPAIGIGYHLAVDGISVLFVGLTAFLTVLIVIYSWDTIRTQVRLYFMALLALETTTIGIFASIDLVLFFVFWELMLIPSYFLIKLWGGGADRHYAALKYVLYTLLGSVFMLVGIALLDINYHQWAVAHHLDHVYSFDLLELLSVPIPLSQQILIFWLMFLGFAFKAPVFPFHTWLPDALIEGPIGMAVMLAGMKLGTYGFLRFVFPLVPDASKSEGVISIVMFLALAAIIYGAIVALVQPDFKRLLAFSSISHLGFVVAGLFALNFQGLQGSLLTMINLGFSTAGLFFMAGFLTTRQQSSHLSAFGGFAKQVPLLATFLLLIGMASIGLPGTNGFVGEFLILLGVFKAQWWYGAVAVLGVIFGAAYFLWYYERSMLGPLGKHVSASIKDLHMREITIALSLSIMILWIGLFPSPFLRMMNGSIQALVDRLDRAKVASVDTTIRVPTE from the coding sequence GGCATTTCGTTGCTCGAGATGGCCCTCGCCATTCTCGTGCTCTTACGCTTCGTGCCCGATTCCGCCGCCATGCAGTTTGCAGAACATGCGCGCTGGCTCCCGGCCATCGGCATCGGCTACCACTTGGCCGTCGACGGCATCAGTGTCCTCTTTGTGGGCCTTACGGCGTTCCTCACGGTCTTGATCGTCATCTATTCATGGGACACGATCCGCACCCAAGTCCGCCTCTATTTCATGGCCCTCTTGGCCCTGGAGACGACGACAATCGGCATTTTCGCCTCCATCGACTTGGTCTTGTTCTTCGTGTTTTGGGAATTGATGCTCATCCCCAGCTATTTTCTCATCAAGCTCTGGGGCGGCGGGGCAGACCGGCATTACGCGGCGCTCAAGTACGTGCTCTATACCCTGCTCGGCAGCGTGTTCATGCTGGTCGGCATCGCGCTTCTGGATATCAACTACCACCAGTGGGCCGTCGCCCATCACCTCGACCACGTCTATTCCTTCGACCTGCTGGAACTGTTGTCCGTGCCCATTCCGCTCTCTCAACAGATCCTGATCTTCTGGCTCATGTTCCTCGGGTTTGCATTCAAGGCGCCGGTCTTCCCCTTCCACACCTGGTTACCGGACGCCCTCATCGAAGGGCCGATCGGGATGGCCGTCATGCTCGCCGGGATGAAGTTGGGCACCTATGGGTTCCTTCGCTTCGTGTTTCCCCTGGTTCCAGACGCCTCCAAAAGCGAAGGTGTGATCTCGATCGTCATGTTCCTGGCCCTGGCCGCCATCATCTACGGCGCTATCGTGGCGCTCGTGCAGCCGGATTTCAAACGACTGCTCGCGTTCAGCAGCATCAGCCACCTGGGGTTCGTGGTGGCAGGCCTGTTCGCCCTCAATTTTCAAGGCCTCCAGGGCAGCCTCCTCACGATGATCAACCTCGGCTTCAGTACGGCCGGGCTGTTCTTCATGGCCGGCTTCCTCACGACGAGACAGCAAAGTTCGCACCTCTCCGCGTTCGGAGGATTTGCCAAACAGGTCCCGCTTCTAGCCACCTTCCTACTGCTGATCGGGATGGCCTCCATCGGTCTTCCAGGCACCAATGGGTTCGTCGGCGAATTTTTGATCCTGCTCGGCGTCTTCAAGGCCCAATGGTGGTACGGGGCGGTCGCCGTGCTCGGCGTGATCTTCGGGGCCGCCTATTTCCTGTGGTATTACGAACGGTCCATGTTGGGCCCGCTCGGCAAGCACGTCTCAGCGTCGATCAAAGACCTGCACATGCGCGAGATCACCATTGCTCTGTCGCTCTCCATCATGATCTTGTGGATCGGCCTGTTCCCGTCACCTTTTCTGCGCATGATGAACGGGTCGATTCAGGCATTGGTCGACCGGCTTGATCGGGCGAAAGTAGCCTCCGTAGACACCACCATCCGCGTGCCCACGGAGTAA